The genomic region TACAATACCACAAAATGCGGCAGGTTCTCTTACTGAACCCCCAGTATCGGATCCAAGTGCTGCTAATGCTTCTTCGCTTTTTACCGAAGATGCAGAACCTCCGGAAGACCCACCGGGAACGTAATCATAATTTACGGGGTTGTGCGTGGGGAAAAAAGACGAATTTTCATTTGAGGAGCCCATTGCAAACTCATCCATATTCGTTTTGCCTATAATGATAGCATTTTCTTCTTTTAATTTTTTAACAATTGTCGCGTTGTACGGAGATATATACCCTTTTAATATTTGTGATCCTGCTGTTGTTTCGCAGTTCTTTACGTTTATATTATCTTTTACGGCAACAGGCACACCGAAGAGAAGCCCCTTTTTTTCGTTCATTTTATCAAGTTTTTCTGCTTGTTCCAGTGCTTTTTCTATATCCAAATGGATAAATGCTTTAATATTTTTTTCTTTTTCATAAATATTTTTAGCATAATTTTCAATTACTTCTCTTGTAGTGATTTCTTTATTCTTAAGCTTGTTGATAAGGTTGGATATTGGCAAGCTGGTAATTGTCATGTTATTCACCTATAATATGTTTAACTCTATAAAAATTTTCACGGGCAAGCGTTTTGTTCTTTTCAAGATCTTCTTTATGAAGGCCATTTTTTGCTTCATCTTTTCTTAAAAAAAGATGTGCCTCTTTTGTGTATATCTGTGGTTCCACATTTTCAGTGTTTACTTCTTTCAATATTTCAAAGTAGTGAATGATTTCTTCTAGATCATTAAGTATTGTCTCCTTTTCTTTCTCTTTTAGTTTTAACGCAGCAAGTTTTTCAATTTTATCTATATCAACCATATTTATCTCCCAGTGATAAGCTTTTGGAATTCATCTTCACTTATTATTTTTATTCCTAATGCTTTAGCTTTTTTATATTTACTGCCCGGGTTTTCCCCGGCAACAACAATCGTTGTTGCTTTAGTAACAGTTTCAAGTGCCTCTCCCCCTAAATTTTTCACAATATTTTGTGCTTTTTCACGCGAAAAATTTTTAAGAGTACCTGTGAAAACAATTTTTTCTCTCTTTAATGGCAAATTCTGTGTTTTTATTTCTTCCTCTTCCATTTTTATGCCTGCTGCTTTTAACTTTCTTAAAATTTCTATATTTTGATTTGAGGAGAAGAATTTCTTTATACTCTGTGCAGTAATCGGACCTATGCCTTCTATTGCAAGAGTTTCGTCTTCTGTTGCGGCTTTGAGTGCATCAATGCTTTTAAATGTTTTTGCTAGCAGATTCGCAGTGTATTTTCCTACCTGAAATATGCCAAGTGCATAAATAAGATTTGATAGGTTTTTATTTTTGCTCTGTTGAATGTTTCGTAATATTTTTTCTCCGAGTGTTTCTCCCATTCTTTCGAGTTTCAGAAGATCTTCCTTTTTAAGATAATAGAGATCGGAATAGTCGGATATTATTTTTTTGTCTACCAGCTGATCGATAATTTTATCTCCCAGTGCATCTATATCCATTGCATTTTGCGAAGCAAAATGTATAATGCGTTCTTTTACTTGCGCAGGGCAGGATACATTAATGCATCTTGTTGCTGATTCTCCTTCGAGTCTTACCGCAAGGTCACCACAAACAGGGCACTTATCCGGCATTTTAAAGGGTTGCGTATTTTGTGGGCGCTTCTCCTTTAGTATTTTTACTATTTCAGGTATTACCGAACCTGCTTTTCGTACAACGATATTGTCATTTATTCTTATATCCAATCGTTTAACCTGGTCTTCATTATGCAGCGTAGCGCGAGATACAGTGCTACCTTCAAGTTTAATCGGGTTGAAAACAGCAACTGGAGTGAGGATTCCTGTTCTGCCAACCTGTACAATGATGTTTTTCACAGTAGTTTCTGTTTCTTCTGGTGGAAATTTATATGCAATTGCCCATTTTGGTTCATGCGATGTTGTTCCTAATTTTTTTTGGAGTGTTATCTCATTTACTTTTACTACTATGCCGTCGGCTTCAAATGGATAGTCATTCCTATGATTCTTGTAATATTCACATCGTTCTATGGCTTCATTTATTTCACTGCAAAGAGCAGCTTCCGGGCTTGTTTTAAATCCAAGTTTTTTTAAGGATTCAAGAATCTCTAAATGTGTTTTGAAACTGATACCTTCTATTTCTCCTATGCCATATGAAATCATCTGGAGTTTTCTCTGTGCTGTAATGTGTGAATCTAGCTGTCTTAGTGAACCTGCTGCAGCGTTTCTCGGATTGGCAAAAGGAAGCTCACCATTTTTTTTTCTCTCTTTATTTAATTCTTCAAAATCCTTTTTGTACATAATTACTTCTCCTCGAACTTCTATGATAGGGGGAATAGTATTGCCAAATAACTTTAATGGTATGTTTTTTATTGTCTTTACATTTAAAGAGACATCTTCTCCGCTTACTCCGTTTCCGCGTGTTGCGCCTTGAACTAATATGCCATTTTCATAACGAATTGATATAGCGAGTCCATCCATTTTAAGTTCAGTCACATATTGAAATATCTCTGTCTTTAGTTCTTTTTTTATACGCTTGTCAAAATTTATTAAATCTTCGTTGTTAAATGCATTTCCGAGCGACAGCATAGGTATTTTATGTTGCACTGTTTTAAATTCTTTAAGTGGAGGTGCTCCTACGCGTTGTGTCGGAGAGTCAGGTGATATAAGGGAAGGGAATTTTTTTTCAAGTGCAATGAGATCTTGAAACACCTGGTCATATTCGCGATCTAAAATTTCGGGTTCGTTGCGTGTATAATACAGATAATTATGATGTTGAATGGTACGCCGCAATTTTTTTATGAGGTCTTTTGCCTCTTCATAACTGACAGCAGAAATGTCTATTTTCATCTCTTAATAGATAAAAATTAATTTGTTTCCATCTATAATAAAAATCAGATCTTCTTTGTTGCTAAGGTAAACTGACGGGATAGAATCAGATGGGAACAGATATTTTAAAATCTCCTTGTTATCCTTAATTAATGAGATATAGTATATATTTTTTTTATCCTTTTCTGAGAGGCTTTTTTTATAAAAGCAGAGCTGGGTATCATTATTTGATGAAAAATTAAAGGCAGAGAAACCTAATTTTGACATTTTGTTACGTTCTTTGCCATTTTGATCAAAGGTGATGAATTCATTTTCTGTTGCAAATGTGACGAGGTTATTGTGCAGAGAAATATTATTGATTTTACTATATAACAACACTTTTGTGACAGATTGAAGATCAGCGCTGTAGAAAAACACTGGAATTGATGAATCTTCTTCTCCAGATAGCATAAATCCTGCTACTATACTGTCTCCTATAAAATAGCCAAAGATAGAGTGAAAATTCCATTTCTCAGTCTCTATTATAGCGCTGTTTTCAACCATATCTTCGTTAATGAGGTAAATCTCTCCTCTTTCGCCAGCAAAAAGAAGTTTTCCGCTATCGGAAATATCTATTTGTGAGGACTCACCAAGATCGGGTATTTCTTCCTTGAACAACGTTTTCCCTGCTTTATCTATTGTAACAGCTATGTATGAAAGATCCGTGAGTGATTGGTACACAAGTTTTATATTTCCATTTGAAAGAAACTTTCCTTTTATTCCTATATAATCTTCCAATTCCTTTTTTAAAACTTGTTTACCTTCTTTGTTAAACATGTAGAAATTTACCCCGGCAACAATTAGCATCTCTTCTTCAGTGTTTTCGCTTATATTAAAAATAGAAGAATCAATTTTTGTTTCCCACTGTATCTCCCCTTGCGTATTCAGTGCAATAATTTTTCCA from Caldisericota bacterium harbors:
- the ligA gene encoding NAD-dependent DNA ligase LigA, whose amino-acid sequence is MKIDISAVSYEEAKDLIKKLRRTIQHHNYLYYTRNEPEILDREYDQVFQDLIALEKKFPSLISPDSPTQRVGAPPLKEFKTVQHKIPMLSLGNAFNNEDLINFDKRIKKELKTEIFQYVTELKMDGLAISIRYENGILVQGATRGNGVSGEDVSLNVKTIKNIPLKLFGNTIPPIIEVRGEVIMYKKDFEELNKERKKNGELPFANPRNAAAGSLRQLDSHITAQRKLQMISYGIGEIEGISFKTHLEILESLKKLGFKTSPEAALCSEINEAIERCEYYKNHRNDYPFEADGIVVKVNEITLQKKLGTTSHEPKWAIAYKFPPEETETTVKNIIVQVGRTGILTPVAVFNPIKLEGSTVSRATLHNEDQVKRLDIRINDNIVVRKAGSVIPEIVKILKEKRPQNTQPFKMPDKCPVCGDLAVRLEGESATRCINVSCPAQVKERIIHFASQNAMDIDALGDKIIDQLVDKKIISDYSDLYYLKKEDLLKLERMGETLGEKILRNIQQSKNKNLSNLIYALGIFQVGKYTANLLAKTFKSIDALKAATEDETLAIEGIGPITAQSIKKFFSSNQNIEILRKLKAAGIKMEEEEIKTQNLPLKREKIVFTGTLKNFSREKAQNIVKNLGGEALETVTKATTIVVAGENPGSKYKKAKALGIKIISEDEFQKLITGR
- the gatC gene encoding Asp-tRNA(Asn)/Glu-tRNA(Gln) amidotransferase subunit GatC, whose amino-acid sequence is MVDIDKIEKLAALKLKEKEKETILNDLEEIIHYFEILKEVNTENVEPQIYTKEAHLFLRKDEAKNGLHKEDLEKNKTLARENFYRVKHIIGE